A genomic segment from Peribacillus sp. ACCC06369 encodes:
- the argB gene encoding acetylglutamate kinase has product MNILVIKCGGSIINELSESFFNSVKELQNRGYHIVFVHGGGPDINLMLDKYEIEPVFENGLRKTTTEVMEIVELILAGKSNRSLVHKLEAHGLKAVGLNGSDGGILTGEYIDEQKLGAVGKILKVNTELLGLLFENGYCPVLTPIATTEEGTKLNVNADMAAGSVAKALSADMCLFVTDVKGVLKNEQNIEKLTETEAKELIEDGSIHGGMIPKVNTALSVLNKGVEEVMIVSGKDHFYQGGQFIGTKFLQEEGVFQ; this is encoded by the coding sequence ATGAACATATTAGTCATTAAGTGCGGCGGCAGTATCATTAATGAGTTATCGGAGTCGTTTTTCAATAGTGTTAAAGAGTTACAAAACCGGGGGTATCATATTGTCTTTGTTCATGGAGGCGGCCCAGATATAAATTTGATGCTTGATAAATATGAAATTGAACCAGTCTTTGAAAATGGTTTAAGAAAAACGACCACTGAAGTGATGGAAATAGTGGAACTTATCCTGGCAGGCAAATCGAACCGCAGTCTCGTTCATAAATTAGAAGCACACGGCTTAAAGGCAGTTGGTTTAAATGGTTCTGACGGCGGAATTCTCACAGGTGAGTATATAGATGAACAGAAACTTGGAGCTGTAGGTAAGATACTAAAAGTCAATACTGAATTACTTGGACTTTTATTCGAAAATGGTTATTGTCCGGTATTGACGCCAATTGCAACTACCGAAGAAGGTACTAAATTAAATGTGAATGCTGATATGGCTGCAGGGTCAGTAGCGAAGGCACTATCAGCCGATATGTGTTTATTTGTGACCGATGTTAAAGGGGTCTTGAAGAATGAACAGAACATTGAGAAATTGACTGAAACGGAAGCAAAGGAATTGATCGAGGATGGAAGCATCCATGGAGGAATGATTCCAAAAGTCAATACAGCGCTGTCGGTTCTTAATAAAGGGGTTGAAGAAGTGATGATCGTTAGTGGAAAAGATCACTTTTATCAAGGCGGACAATTCATCGGAACGAAATTTCTTCAGGAAGAAGGGGTATTTCAATGA
- a CDS encoding SDR family oxidoreductase, producing MTSQNQNQNKQGFPPQHQQHQPGVETKMEPNPDSVKSTYKGSGKLKGKTAIITGGDSGIGKSVAIYYAKEGANVTVAYLDEHEDAKTTKELIEKEGQRCLLISGDIGDEAFCQDVVKKTVDEFGGLDILVNNAGEQHVQTSILDISAEQLEKTFRTNIFSMFHLTKAALKHLKKGSSIINTTSITAYQGNPKLIDYSSTKGAILAFTRALSNSISKDGIRVNGVAPGPIWTPLIPASFGEADVAKFGTDTPMGRAGQPEELAPAYVYLASDDSSYVSGQVIHVNGGTVVNG from the coding sequence TTGACTAGTCAAAACCAAAATCAAAACAAACAAGGATTTCCACCTCAACATCAACAACATCAACCTGGAGTGGAAACAAAAATGGAACCGAACCCTGATTCAGTTAAATCTACCTACAAAGGAAGTGGTAAATTAAAAGGGAAAACGGCCATCATAACTGGAGGAGACAGTGGAATCGGTAAATCAGTTGCCATTTATTATGCTAAAGAAGGTGCTAATGTGACAGTTGCCTACTTGGATGAACATGAAGATGCTAAAACGACAAAAGAATTGATCGAGAAAGAAGGCCAGAGATGTTTACTCATTTCCGGAGATATCGGTGATGAAGCATTCTGCCAGGATGTCGTCAAAAAAACGGTGGATGAATTCGGCGGTTTGGATATTCTAGTCAACAACGCTGGAGAACAGCATGTGCAGACAAGTATCCTTGACATTTCTGCTGAACAATTGGAAAAAACGTTCCGCACTAATATTTTCTCGATGTTTCATTTAACAAAAGCTGCATTGAAGCACCTGAAAAAAGGAAGCAGCATCATTAATACAACCTCTATCACAGCCTATCAGGGCAATCCAAAATTAATCGATTACTCTTCAACAAAAGGTGCAATACTAGCCTTCACAAGAGCTCTATCGAACTCCATCTCAAAAGATGGCATCAGAGTGAACGGCGTTGCGCCAGGTCCAATCTGGACACCGCTGATTCCTGCCTCATTCGGTGAAGCGGATGTTGCCAAATTCGGTACGGATACTCCAATGGGCCGCGCAGGACAGCCAGAGGAATTAGCACCAGCCTATGTTTATTTGGCTAGTGATGATTCATCCTATGTCAGCGGACAAGTCATCCACGTAAATGGCGGTACCGTTGTAAACGGATAA
- the moaA gene encoding GTP 3',8-cyclase MoaA — MNSHIKDSMDRPLRDLRISVIDRCNFRCQYCMPAEIFHENFQFLPKSELLSYEEIVRLSKIFASLGVKKLRLTGGEPLLRRDLTTLISNLVQIDGIEDIGLTTNGVFLKKHAANLKAAGLQRVNISLDSLDDELFKKMNGRDIGVKPVIEGIAAAKVAGLGVKVNMVVKKETNESQILPMARFCKEEGIQLRYIEFMDVGHTNGWQLKNVITKKELLEMLQTEFNLEPVDEDYFGEVAKRFRYKGTTAEVGFITSVSESFCSSCTRARLSANGSLYTCLFNGKGHDLKSLLRSDMTDEELTEFIISLWNHRDDRYSDERAAGTVTKQEKIEMSFIGG, encoded by the coding sequence TTGAACAGTCATATAAAAGATTCAATGGACAGGCCACTAAGGGATTTAAGGATTTCAGTCATAGATCGGTGCAACTTTCGCTGTCAGTATTGCATGCCTGCTGAAATTTTTCATGAGAATTTTCAGTTCCTGCCTAAAAGTGAGCTATTATCTTATGAGGAAATTGTAAGGCTTTCTAAAATATTTGCAAGCTTAGGGGTTAAAAAACTAAGGTTGACAGGCGGGGAACCATTACTCCGGAGAGATCTTACCACTCTGATTTCAAATCTCGTTCAAATTGATGGTATTGAAGATATCGGATTGACTACGAATGGTGTCTTCTTGAAAAAACATGCCGCGAATTTGAAGGCAGCTGGTTTGCAGAGGGTTAATATCAGCTTAGACAGTCTCGATGATGAACTTTTCAAGAAGATGAACGGCAGGGACATCGGGGTAAAGCCGGTCATTGAAGGCATAGCTGCTGCCAAAGTAGCTGGGCTTGGCGTTAAAGTCAATATGGTTGTGAAAAAAGAAACCAATGAATCCCAAATCCTGCCGATGGCCCGTTTTTGTAAAGAAGAGGGCATTCAATTACGCTATATAGAATTCATGGATGTCGGACATACAAATGGCTGGCAGTTGAAGAATGTCATTACGAAAAAAGAATTGCTCGAGATGCTCCAAACCGAATTCAATCTTGAACCGGTTGATGAAGATTATTTTGGAGAAGTGGCAAAACGCTTCCGTTATAAAGGCACTACTGCAGAAGTGGGCTTCATAACATCAGTATCCGAGTCTTTTTGTTCCAGTTGTACACGTGCACGACTTTCTGCTAATGGAAGTTTATATACATGCCTGTTTAATGGAAAGGGGCATGACTTGAAGTCATTGCTACGTTCCGACATGACAGATGAAGAATTGACAGAATTCATCATTTCACTTTGGAACCATAGGGACGACCGCTATTCAGATGAACGGGCAGCGGGAACAGTGACAAAACAGGAAAAAATCGAAATGTCATTCATTGGCGGGTAA
- a CDS encoding YitT family protein, translating to MYSGEMKKIIIVVVGALLNAIAMNFFLIPANVYASGFTGVAQLLSRMIGSFAPFNVSTGILLLLLNIPVTIIAWRKVGKSFTFYSFLSVVLMSFFMEIIPITRWSPDILLNAVFGGVIAAVGVGITLKYGASTGGMDIIAMLLSRKKDKPVGTYLFLLNGVIIVTAGAVYGPEKALYTLVTLYTSTRVVDAIHTRHEKLTAMIITKKSEELKQAIHAQLVRGITRVPAKGAFTNENKEMLLIVITRYELYDLERIIKEVDPHAFTNIIETSGIVGTFRRE from the coding sequence ATGTACAGTGGTGAAATGAAGAAAATTATCATAGTTGTGGTCGGAGCATTACTTAATGCTATTGCGATGAACTTTTTTCTTATACCGGCAAACGTATATGCAAGCGGCTTTACAGGAGTGGCCCAGCTACTATCAAGAATGATAGGTTCTTTTGCTCCTTTTAATGTATCGACAGGAATTCTATTGCTTTTATTGAACATTCCAGTAACGATCATTGCCTGGCGGAAAGTTGGAAAGTCCTTTACTTTTTATAGTTTCCTCAGCGTTGTCTTGATGTCCTTTTTTATGGAAATCATTCCGATTACACGCTGGTCACCTGACATACTATTGAATGCAGTGTTTGGCGGAGTCATAGCTGCAGTGGGTGTGGGAATCACCTTGAAATACGGTGCATCGACTGGCGGAATGGATATTATCGCTATGCTTCTATCACGGAAGAAGGATAAACCTGTAGGTACTTATTTATTTCTGCTGAATGGCGTGATCATTGTGACTGCAGGAGCTGTTTATGGACCGGAAAAAGCCTTGTATACACTTGTTACCCTTTACACATCTACCCGTGTTGTGGACGCGATACATACTCGTCATGAAAAGCTTACAGCCATGATCATTACGAAGAAAAGCGAAGAACTTAAACAGGCAATCCATGCTCAGTTAGTTCGCGGAATTACAAGGGTTCCTGCAAAAGGGGCGTTCACTAACGAAAATAAGGAAATGTTATTGATCGTCATTACAAGGTATGAACTTTATGACCTTGAACGGATCATCAAAGAAGTGGATCCACACGCTTTTACAAACATTATAGAAACTTCGGGCATTGTCGGTACCTTTCGCAGGGAATGA
- a CDS encoding DegV family protein, with protein sequence MAITILADSACDLPLSFYKENNVSLIPLQVHLDGENYEDLLTINSHEVYQAMIDGKAPKTSQASPEYFIELFTQFAKEKKQGIYIAFSSELSGTYQTAVMILNQVKEEYPDLDIEIVNTKCASMGVGLIVKKAADLAANGATKEEILADIEFRTRHMEHLFTVDNLDYLARGGRISKTSAIVGGLLNIKPLLHVEGGKLVPLEKIRGKKKLIKRVIDLMHERGKNLTTQTIAISHGDDEATALEWKEAIQNEFGTTDFMIHTIGSVIGAHAGPGTIALFFLNDTPEKS encoded by the coding sequence ATGGCTATCACAATTCTTGCAGATAGTGCATGTGATTTGCCGTTGTCTTTCTATAAGGAAAACAATGTATCATTAATCCCTTTACAAGTCCATCTTGATGGGGAAAATTACGAAGATTTACTTACCATTAATTCTCACGAAGTCTATCAGGCGATGATTGATGGAAAAGCTCCTAAAACATCGCAAGCTTCTCCAGAATACTTTATAGAACTTTTCACACAGTTTGCCAAGGAGAAAAAACAAGGGATCTATATAGCCTTTTCCTCTGAGTTATCAGGAACTTATCAAACGGCAGTGATGATTCTCAATCAGGTGAAGGAAGAGTACCCTGACCTTGACATCGAAATCGTCAATACGAAATGCGCTTCGATGGGGGTCGGTTTAATTGTAAAGAAAGCTGCCGATCTAGCAGCAAACGGTGCCACTAAAGAAGAGATCCTAGCTGACATCGAATTCCGCACCCGACATATGGAGCATCTATTCACTGTTGATAATCTTGATTATTTGGCCCGTGGCGGTCGCATCTCCAAAACCTCTGCCATTGTTGGCGGTTTATTAAACATTAAACCGTTATTGCATGTTGAAGGTGGGAAGCTTGTTCCGCTTGAAAAGATACGCGGCAAAAAGAAATTGATTAAACGTGTAATAGATTTAATGCATGAAAGAGGCAAAAATTTAACAACCCAAACGATTGCCATCAGTCATGGTGATGATGAAGCCACGGCATTGGAATGGAAGGAAGCCATTCAAAATGAATTCGGGACAACCGATTTCATGATCCATACAATCGGCTCCGTCATCGGTGCACATGCCGGTCCTGGTACAATTGCCCTCTTCTTCTTAAACGATACCCCTGAGAAATCATAA
- a CDS encoding Cof-type HAD-IIB family hydrolase produces the protein MAEKHLIVLDLDGTLLTDKKTISSRTKKTLLKLKEDGHEVMIATGRPFRSSELYYRELGLTTPIVNFNGAFIHHPLQTSWGVYHSPLDINVAKEIVEACDQFEYHNIIAEVRDDVYVHYHDEKLMDMFNLGNPNMKTGDLRNFLKDSPTSMLIHTDSQFVGQIRQHLSDVHAELVDHRRWAEPFHIIEIIKSGLSKAVGLKRVSNYLEIPQNRIIAFGDEDNDLEMLDYAGTGVAMGNAISPVKTVANTTTLTNEEDGISVFLEEKFNIKP, from the coding sequence ATGGCGGAGAAACATTTAATCGTATTGGATCTTGATGGTACTTTACTTACAGATAAAAAAACAATTTCTTCAAGAACTAAAAAAACACTGCTAAAACTTAAGGAAGATGGACACGAAGTTATGATAGCTACCGGTCGTCCCTTTCGCTCAAGTGAACTTTATTACCGGGAATTGGGATTAACTACACCAATCGTTAATTTCAATGGCGCTTTCATCCATCACCCATTACAGACAAGCTGGGGGGTATACCACTCTCCACTGGATATAAATGTAGCGAAGGAGATCGTTGAAGCGTGTGATCAGTTTGAATATCACAACATCATCGCAGAAGTCCGTGACGATGTTTATGTCCATTATCATGATGAAAAATTGATGGATATGTTCAATTTAGGAAATCCAAACATGAAGACGGGTGACTTGCGCAATTTCCTTAAGGATTCCCCAACTTCGATGCTAATTCACACAGATAGTCAATTTGTAGGCCAGATTCGCCAGCATTTATCCGATGTTCATGCAGAATTGGTCGATCATCGCCGCTGGGCAGAGCCTTTTCATATCATTGAAATCATTAAGAGCGGGCTAAGTAAAGCCGTCGGGCTAAAACGCGTATCCAACTATCTGGAAATTCCTCAAAACAGGATAATCGCTTTCGGGGATGAAGATAATGATTTGGAAATGCTCGATTACGCGGGAACCGGAGTCGCTATGGGAAATGCAATCTCACCAGTAAAAACAGTTGCAAATACGACTACATTGACGAATGAAGAAGACGGAATATCAGTCTTCCTTGAAGAAAAATTCAATATTAAACCCTAA
- a CDS encoding DUF3941 domain-containing protein, translating into MSKTTDNNKRPKDNQAINAEKNIAYQENLTAGKHSYSKKTDHK; encoded by the coding sequence ATGTCAAAAACAACTGATAACAATAAAAGGCCAAAAGATAACCAAGCGATAAATGCCGAGAAAAATATCGCATATCAGGAAAACCTCACTGCAGGTAAGCACTCCTATTCGAAGAAAACGGACCATAAGTGA
- the argC gene encoding N-acetyl-gamma-glutamyl-phosphate reductase: MNVSIVGATGYGGVELIRFLNNHPQFKIKSLHTSSQFGRNLYEENAHLMHMKDKLEEIDPEAIAKKSDIVFLATPSGVSSQLISEFSDLDIKVIDLSGDLRLQTPGEYEHWYKKPAAPQHIIEEAVYGLAEWNAEAIRKATIVANPGCYPTASLLGLAPLFTEGLAGAAAEVIIDAKSGVSGAGKSLSAVTHYSEMNENFKIYKVNQHQHIPEIEQQLGRWSSDLQPITFNTHLVPMTRGIMATMYIKVNRGTSNVELKDLYETVYENHPFVRVQPLDRFPSTKQVYGSNFCDIGVAYDERTGKVTVVSVIDNLVKGAAGQAIQNANILMGLEETAGLWNSPLYP; encoded by the coding sequence ATGAACGTATCAATAGTAGGTGCAACGGGTTATGGAGGAGTGGAACTAATAAGGTTCCTGAATAATCATCCGCAATTTAAAATAAAATCATTGCATACTTCATCCCAATTTGGTCGGAATTTATATGAAGAAAATGCACATTTAATGCATATGAAAGATAAATTAGAAGAAATTGACCCGGAAGCGATTGCAAAAAAATCCGATATTGTATTTCTTGCAACTCCTTCTGGTGTTTCCTCGCAATTAATTTCGGAATTTTCTGACCTTGATATTAAAGTAATCGACCTTTCAGGAGACCTCAGGCTTCAAACCCCGGGTGAATACGAACACTGGTATAAAAAACCAGCCGCCCCACAGCATATTATTGAAGAAGCTGTATACGGATTGGCTGAATGGAATGCCGAAGCAATAAGAAAAGCAACGATTGTTGCGAATCCAGGGTGCTACCCAACTGCATCACTTTTAGGCCTCGCCCCTTTATTCACTGAAGGATTGGCCGGAGCAGCCGCAGAAGTGATCATCGATGCAAAATCCGGGGTTTCAGGCGCGGGTAAATCACTTTCGGCCGTTACCCATTATAGTGAAATGAATGAGAACTTTAAGATATATAAGGTAAATCAACATCAACACATACCGGAAATCGAACAACAGCTTGGACGATGGTCATCGGATTTACAACCTATTACCTTTAATACCCACCTAGTTCCAATGACAAGAGGGATTATGGCAACGATGTATATAAAGGTAAATCGGGGGACTTCAAATGTTGAATTAAAGGATTTATACGAAACAGTATACGAGAACCACCCATTTGTCCGGGTACAGCCGCTCGATCGCTTTCCATCAACGAAACAAGTATATGGATCGAACTTTTGCGATATTGGCGTCGCATATGATGAAAGGACAGGTAAGGTAACGGTGGTTTCAGTTATTGATAATTTAGTGAAGGGTGCTGCAGGGCAGGCCATTCAAAATGCAAATATATTAATGGGACTAGAAGAAACGGCAGGACTATGGAACAGTCCGCTATATCCGTAA
- a CDS encoding alpha/beta fold hydrolase produces the protein MIIIEKEQIGHIPVLHLSEETTSHQKLPLIIFIHGFQSAKEHNLHYAYLLAEKGFRVLLPDVIHHGEREAGLSDSQMMPRFWEMVLQTIQDLSLMKDDLISRKLIDPDRIGVAGTSMGGIVTNGALAAYDWISAGVSLMGNPSYVAYAELQMAEIKKRKVDFPATDEEVAKVIEQLKPFDLSLNQDKLSNRPLLFWHGAKDPVVPYQHAYRFYEGVKAGYNEANEKIKFILDPKAGHKVSREGVLLTADWFAKHLLSTVQKA, from the coding sequence TTGATAATAATTGAAAAAGAACAAATTGGACATATTCCTGTATTACACTTAAGTGAGGAAACCACTTCCCATCAGAAATTACCGCTTATTATTTTTATACATGGTTTTCAAAGTGCAAAGGAACACAATCTTCACTATGCTTATTTATTGGCTGAGAAGGGGTTTCGTGTACTTCTTCCCGATGTGATTCATCATGGGGAAAGGGAAGCTGGTTTAAGTGATTCCCAAATGATGCCCCGTTTTTGGGAAATGGTTTTACAGACCATCCAGGATTTATCTTTGATGAAGGATGATTTAATATCCAGAAAATTAATTGATCCTGACAGAATTGGTGTAGCGGGTACCTCTATGGGGGGAATAGTGACTAATGGGGCTCTTGCTGCTTATGATTGGATATCGGCCGGAGTCAGTTTGATGGGGAACCCATCATATGTCGCGTATGCAGAGCTCCAAATGGCGGAAATTAAGAAAAGGAAAGTTGATTTCCCCGCTACTGATGAGGAAGTTGCCAAGGTGATTGAACAGCTCAAGCCATTTGATTTGAGTCTTAATCAAGATAAACTTTCCAACCGCCCGCTTCTTTTTTGGCATGGAGCTAAAGATCCAGTGGTACCATATCAGCATGCATATCGCTTTTATGAAGGGGTCAAAGCGGGTTATAATGAGGCAAATGAAAAAATCAAATTTATTCTCGACCCTAAAGCAGGACACAAGGTCAGTAGAGAAGGAGTACTTCTTACTGCAGACTGGTTCGCGAAACATTTGCTGTCAACTGTGCAAAAAGCTTAA
- the argJ gene encoding bifunctional ornithine acetyltransferase/N-acetylglutamate synthase: MNTLQSVEEIKQIKEGNILMPQGFKASGVHAGLRYSKKDVGIIFTDVPASAAAVYTQNIVQAAPINVTKNSIAATGKLHGIVVNSACANACTGEQGLKDANEMRKLAAQKFGLEDHSFAVASTGVIGEYMEMEKVKKGIESLQPENTSEAAEDFGTAILTTDIVTKSCGYETMIDGKTVKMGGAAKGSGMIHPNMATMLGFITTDAVIEPNDLQQALSSITNDTFNQITVDGDCSTNDMVLVLANGKANNEPLTPDHPEWSVFLELLKQTSENLAKQIAKDGEGATKLIEVNVHGMQTKQDSQMMAKTIVGSNLVKTAAFGADANWGRIIAAMGRSGVGFKPDQTTIVFGDIVVLKDGEPIQFSEEEAKAYLENESIIIHVYLKDGNESGTAWGCDLTYDYVKINGSYRS; encoded by the coding sequence ATGAATACACTACAGTCAGTTGAAGAAATCAAACAAATTAAAGAAGGAAACATTTTAATGCCACAAGGGTTCAAAGCGTCAGGTGTCCATGCAGGATTGCGCTACTCCAAAAAGGATGTTGGCATCATTTTTACCGATGTACCAGCGTCAGCGGCTGCGGTTTATACACAAAATATAGTTCAAGCAGCTCCAATCAATGTAACGAAAAACAGCATTGCCGCTACTGGAAAACTTCACGGCATTGTAGTCAATAGTGCCTGTGCGAATGCTTGTACAGGAGAACAGGGTTTAAAAGATGCAAATGAAATGAGGAAGCTTGCGGCTCAAAAGTTCGGTTTGGAGGATCATTCTTTTGCAGTGGCTTCAACTGGAGTCATTGGGGAATACATGGAAATGGAAAAAGTTAAGAAAGGCATAGAGTCCTTACAGCCAGAAAATACATCTGAAGCTGCTGAAGATTTTGGTACCGCCATTTTAACAACGGATATTGTAACGAAAAGCTGCGGTTATGAAACAATGATTGACGGTAAAACCGTGAAAATGGGCGGAGCTGCGAAGGGTTCGGGAATGATTCATCCAAACATGGCCACAATGCTCGGTTTCATTACAACGGATGCTGTCATTGAACCGAATGATTTACAGCAAGCACTATCTTCCATAACCAATGATACATTCAATCAAATTACGGTTGATGGTGACTGTTCAACGAACGACATGGTGTTAGTGCTAGCGAATGGAAAAGCGAACAATGAACCTTTGACGCCTGACCATCCTGAATGGTCTGTCTTCCTGGAATTATTAAAACAAACATCCGAAAATCTGGCCAAACAAATTGCGAAAGACGGAGAAGGTGCCACAAAACTTATAGAAGTGAATGTTCATGGCATGCAGACGAAGCAAGATTCACAGATGATGGCGAAGACGATCGTTGGATCAAATCTAGTGAAAACGGCAGCTTTTGGAGCGGATGCAAACTGGGGACGAATCATTGCTGCAATGGGAAGAAGCGGTGTGGGGTTCAAGCCGGATCAAACAACGATTGTTTTTGGTGATATCGTCGTACTTAAAGATGGTGAGCCAATACAGTTTTCTGAGGAAGAAGCCAAGGCTTACTTGGAAAATGAAAGTATCATCATTCATGTTTATTTGAAAGACGGTAATGAATCGGGAACGGCATGGGGCTGCGATTTAACCTATGATTATGTAAAAATAAACGGAAGCTATCGTTCGTAA
- a CDS encoding DUF3813 domain-containing protein — protein sequence MANNLFQKAREFVEEALHSEHDGDQRKTEEVAKNALSSAFANTTEAEKEQLRELQEELENHSK from the coding sequence ATGGCAAACAATCTATTCCAGAAGGCAAGGGAATTTGTTGAAGAAGCTCTCCACTCTGAGCATGACGGTGACCAGCGCAAGACAGAGGAAGTCGCTAAAAACGCTCTTTCATCAGCCTTTGCCAATACTACAGAGGCGGAAAAAGAACAACTGCGAGAACTCCAGGAAGAGCTGGAAAACCACTCGAAATAA
- a CDS encoding Crp/Fnr family transcriptional regulator codes for MNEFSLSNRMHAILDNEQQVKHMEKGSFLFQESTPASDLYYILKGKVEVSKVVPDGRELTMRICSENDLVGETVLFSQNPKYMMNAKMLEDGTVAVISKEALEEKIASDSHLAVDMMTWLSVQNRKNQSKFRDMLLHGKKGAFYSTLIRLSNSYGTEVENGKVINLPFTNQELANFCGTSREVVNRMLAQLRKNNVISINKGRITILDLDYLKQEIDCENCPIEICTID; via the coding sequence GTGAATGAATTTTCGTTATCCAATCGGATGCATGCAATTTTAGATAATGAACAGCAAGTTAAACATATGGAAAAAGGGAGCTTCCTTTTCCAGGAGAGCACCCCAGCAAGTGATTTGTATTACATTTTAAAAGGGAAAGTAGAAGTGAGTAAGGTTGTTCCCGACGGCCGTGAATTAACTATGCGCATTTGTTCGGAGAATGATTTGGTTGGGGAAACAGTCCTTTTTTCTCAAAATCCTAAATATATGATGAATGCAAAAATGTTGGAAGATGGAACTGTTGCGGTTATTTCCAAAGAAGCATTAGAAGAGAAAATCGCCTCCGATAGCCATCTTGCAGTTGATATGATGACATGGTTATCCGTTCAAAACCGTAAAAATCAGTCTAAATTCCGCGATATGCTCCTGCACGGTAAGAAAGGTGCATTTTACTCCACCCTCATCCGTTTATCAAATAGCTATGGCACTGAAGTTGAAAACGGTAAAGTTATCAATCTTCCTTTTACAAACCAAGAACTCGCCAATTTTTGCGGCACATCCCGCGAGGTAGTCAATCGAATGCTAGCCCAATTAAGGAAAAACAATGTCATCTCCATTAATAAGGGACGCATTACGATTCTTGACTTAGACTATTTGAAGCAGGAAATCGACTGTGAAAACTGTCCAATAGAAATCTGTACCATCGATTAA
- a CDS encoding metal-sulfur cluster assembly factor: MDQDTKDIILGALEQVIDPELGIDIVNLGLVYDVDMDEDGLTTVTMTLTAMGCPMAGTIVDQVKLVLEDIPEVKETDVKIVWSPPWTKDKMSRYAKIALGIK, encoded by the coding sequence GTGGATCAAGATACAAAAGACATTATTTTAGGAGCTTTGGAGCAGGTCATTGACCCGGAGCTTGGTATAGATATCGTGAATTTAGGTTTGGTATATGATGTTGATATGGATGAGGATGGTCTGACTACAGTAACGATGACATTGACTGCAATGGGCTGCCCGATGGCTGGGACGATTGTCGATCAAGTGAAATTGGTTCTGGAAGATATTCCAGAGGTCAAGGAAACGGATGTTAAAATAGTCTGGAGTCCGCCGTGGACCAAAGACAAAATGTCCAGATATGCTAAAATTGCATTAGGAATCAAATAA
- a CDS encoding YajQ family cyclic di-GMP-binding protein yields MAKENSFDIVSKVDFSEVTNAVTMAMKEIQTRYDFKGSISSVTIEKEDLVLVSDDEYKLEQLKDVLISKLIKRDVPIKNLDYGKLEGASGGTVRQRAKLIQGIDKEQAKKINTIIKNSGLKVKSQIQDDQIRVTGKNRDDLQGIISAIRGADLSIDVQFLNYR; encoded by the coding sequence ATGGCAAAGGAAAATTCATTTGATATTGTTTCGAAAGTAGACTTTTCAGAGGTAACGAATGCAGTTACCATGGCTATGAAGGAAATTCAGACCCGCTATGATTTTAAAGGTAGCATAAGCAGCGTCACCATTGAAAAAGAAGACCTGGTTTTAGTGTCCGACGATGAGTATAAGCTCGAACAGTTGAAGGATGTCCTCATTAGTAAACTCATTAAACGTGACGTACCCATCAAGAATCTTGACTATGGTAAATTAGAAGGTGCTTCTGGCGGTACCGTTCGCCAGCGTGCTAAGTTAATTCAAGGTATCGATAAGGAACAAGCAAAAAAAATCAATACCATCATTAAAAATAGCGGTCTTAAAGTGAAAAGCCAAATCCAGGATGATCAAATCCGTGTTACCGGTAAAAACCGGGATGATTTGCAAGGAATCATTTCTGCGATCCGAGGCGCTGACCTGTCCATTGATGTACAATTTTTAAATTACCGCTAA